One window of Phycisphaeraceae bacterium genomic DNA carries:
- the sucC gene encoding ADP-forming succinate--CoA ligase subunit beta has protein sequence MKIHEYQGRQLLASFGIPVPAGTLVESIEQAATTYKQVAAESGSDLVVVKAQVHTGGRGKAGFVKLVRSAKEAEDAARFMLTNRMVSVQTGPEGLEVTKLLFAAGVDIADRSGGGKEEFYLAVTTDRATRRNILIASRQGGVDIEQVAHDTPDAIIKEPLHPLMGLQPHQARRVAFDLGFKGSQINQAAKIMASLAKLFEAKDCTLAEINPLIITPPSATHPDGQVLAIDAKFSFDDNATFRHKDIQQMFDPTEENPAELRAQRFGLSYIALDGNIGCLVNGAGLAMATMDIVKLHGGSPANFLDVGGSATEEAVTEAFSIILSDSSVKGVMVNIFGGIMRCDVIAAGIINAATKHKNADGSTGFKVPLVVRLEGTNVEAGRKLLADAKSSLPTLQPATDLTDAAVKVCKAVG, from the coding sequence ATGAAGATCCACGAATACCAGGGCCGTCAGCTTCTCGCCTCTTTCGGCATTCCCGTCCCTGCCGGCACGCTCGTCGAGTCGATCGAGCAGGCCGCAACTACTTATAAGCAGGTCGCGGCGGAGTCCGGCTCGGACCTGGTTGTCGTGAAGGCCCAGGTCCATACGGGGGGCCGGGGCAAGGCGGGCTTCGTGAAGCTGGTGCGTTCGGCCAAGGAGGCGGAGGACGCCGCACGATTCATGCTGACCAACCGCATGGTCTCGGTTCAGACCGGGCCTGAGGGGCTTGAGGTCACGAAGCTGCTCTTCGCGGCGGGCGTGGACATTGCCGATCGCAGTGGGGGAGGGAAGGAGGAGTTCTACCTTGCGGTCACGACCGATCGTGCGACGCGCCGCAACATCCTGATCGCGTCGCGCCAGGGAGGTGTGGACATCGAGCAGGTGGCGCACGACACGCCGGATGCGATCATCAAAGAGCCGCTGCACCCCTTGATGGGCCTCCAGCCCCATCAGGCGCGGCGTGTGGCGTTCGACCTCGGCTTCAAGGGCTCGCAGATCAACCAGGCCGCGAAGATCATGGCATCGCTCGCCAAGCTGTTTGAGGCGAAGGACTGCACGCTCGCGGAGATCAACCCACTGATCATCACGCCCCCGTCGGCGACGCATCCGGACGGGCAGGTCTTGGCGATCGACGCGAAGTTCTCGTTCGATGACAACGCGACGTTCCGCCACAAGGACATCCAGCAGATGTTCGACCCGACGGAGGAGAACCCTGCGGAGCTGCGGGCCCAGCGGTTCGGGCTCTCGTACATCGCGCTCGACGGGAACATCGGCTGCCTCGTGAATGGCGCGGGGCTGGCGATGGCGACGATGGACATCGTCAAGCTGCATGGCGGGTCACCGGCGAACTTCCTGGATGTTGGCGGCAGCGCGACTGAAGAGGCCGTGACCGAGGCGTTCTCGATCATTCTGTCGGATTCGAGCGTGAAGGGTGTGATGGTCAACATCTTCGGCGGGATCATGCGGTGTGATGTGATCGCCGCGGGGATCATCAACGCGGCGACGAAGCACAAGAACGCGGATGGTTCGACGGGCTTCAAGGTGCCGCTGGTGGTGCGTCTGGAAGGGACGAATGTTGAGGCGGGGCGGAAGTTGCTGGCGGATGCGAAGAGCTCGCTTCCGACGCTGCAACCGGCGACGGACCTGACGGATGCTGCTGTGAAGGTGTGCAAGGCGGTGGGGTGA